A single window of Nicotiana sylvestris chromosome 3, ASM39365v2, whole genome shotgun sequence DNA harbors:
- the LOC104210431 gene encoding probable beta-1,3-galactosyltransferase 8 isoform X1 — protein sequence MPNIMTLHMREMNLQFNAESKNTGKAAANNRVLLAEEKKLNSSGRVWVPVSTLWPWELNKLGNSKMRSGKFPVSGKSILVLCIASFLAGSIFSSRIWTQPNSEMNNDLVIPSIFNHEKLRTISRECDPKRKLAESNSRDIMGEVKKTHQAIQSLDKSISTLENELAIARTRQTISQNAKENRASNHTTPNKAFIVVGINTAFSSRKRRDSLRETWMPKGDKLRKLEKEKGIVIRFVIGHSATRGGVLDRAIDSEDAQYEDFLRLEHVEGYHELSTKTRLYFSKAVSIWDADFYVKVDDDVHLNLGMLASTLAKYKSKPRVYIGCMKSGPVLSQKGLRYHEPEYWKFGEEGNKYFRHATGQIYGISRDLASYISINSGILHRYANEDVSLGSWLIGLEVEHVDERSMCCGTPPDCEWKAKGGNMCVASFDWPCSGICKSVERMKDVHHSCGEGDAALWNVPLS from the exons ATGCCAAACATCATGACACTGCACATGAGAGAAATGAATCTTCAATTCAATGCAGAAAGTAAG AATACTGGAAAAGCAGCAGCAAACAATAGGGTGCTGCTGGCGGAGGAAAAGAAGCTAAATAGCAGTGGCCGAGTTTGGGTTCCGGTGTCAACATTGTGGCCGTGGGAGCTCAACAAACTGGGAAATTCAAAAATGAGATCAGGGAAATTCCCGGTTTCTGGAAAATCCATATTAGTGTTATGCATTGCAAGCTTTCTGGCTGGATCAATCTTTAGTAGTCGAATATGGACTCAACCTAATTCTGAAATGAATAATGATCTTGTGATCCCCAGCATTTTCAACCATGAGAAGCTTAGAACTATTTCACGTGAATGTGATCCCAAGCGT AAATTAGCCGAAAGCAATTCAAGAGACATCATGGGAGAAGTTAAGAAAACTCATCAAGCTATTCA ATCACTTGATAAAAGTATATCAACATTGGAGAATGAACTAGCAATAGCTCGGACAAGGCAAACAATCAGTCAAAACGCAAAGGAAAACAGAGCTTCAAATCACACCACACCGAATAAAGCATTCATCGTGGTGGGAATTAATACCGCATTCAGCAGCAGAAAAAGACGCGATTCTCTTAGAGAAACTTGGATGCCTAAAG GGGATAAGCTAAGGAAGCTAGAGAAAGAGAAGGGAATCGTGATACGGTTTGTGATAGGACACAGTGCTACACGAGGAGGAGTTCTTGATCGTGCCATTGACAGTGAGGATGCTCAGTACGAGGATTTCCTTCGACTTGAACACGTTGAGGGTTATCATGAACTGTCCACCAAGACAAGATTGTATTTCTCTAAAGCTGTCTCCATTTGGGACGCTGACTTCTACGTTAAAGTGGACGATGATGTCCATCTCAACTTAG GTATGCTTGCTAGCACATTAGCAAAATACAAATCCAAACCAAGAGTCTACATTGGGTGCATGAAGTCAGGGCCAGTTCTTTCCCAAAA AGGATTAAGGTATCATGAGCCTGAGTATTGGAAATTTGGAGAAGAAGGGAACAAGTATTTCCGGCATGCCACGGGTCAAATATATGGCATCTCTAGAGACCTTGCTTCTTACATCTCCATCAACTC GGGGATATTACATAGATATGCAAATGAAGACGTATCATTGGGATCATGGTTAATTGGATTGGAAGTGGAGCATGTGGATGAGCGTTCAATGTGCTGTGGAACACCTCCAGATTGTGAGTGGAAGGCCAAAGGAGGGAATATGTGTGTGGCATCATTTGATTGGCCATGCAGTGGGATATGCAAGTCGGTAGAGAGGATGAAAGATGTGCACCATTCATGCGGCGAAGGTGATGCAGCTCTTTGGAATGTTCCTCTCTCATGA
- the LOC104210431 gene encoding probable beta-1,3-galactosyltransferase 8 isoform X3 translates to MQKNTGKAAANNRVLLAEEKKLNSSGRVWVPVSTLWPWELNKLGNSKMRSGKFPVSGKSILVLCIASFLAGSIFSSRIWTQPNSEMNNDLVIPSIFNHEKLRTISRECDPKRKLAESNSRDIMGEVKKTHQAIQSLDKSISTLENELAIARTRQTISQNAKENRASNHTTPNKAFIVVGINTAFSSRKRRDSLRETWMPKGDKLRKLEKEKGIVIRFVIGHSATRGGVLDRAIDSEDAQYEDFLRLEHVEGYHELSTKTRLYFSKAVSIWDADFYVKVDDDVHLNLGMLASTLAKYKSKPRVYIGCMKSGPVLSQKGLRYHEPEYWKFGEEGNKYFRHATGQIYGISRDLASYISINSGILHRYANEDVSLGSWLIGLEVEHVDERSMCCGTPPDCEWKAKGGNMCVASFDWPCSGICKSVERMKDVHHSCGEGDAALWNVPLS, encoded by the exons ATGCAGAAA AATACTGGAAAAGCAGCAGCAAACAATAGGGTGCTGCTGGCGGAGGAAAAGAAGCTAAATAGCAGTGGCCGAGTTTGGGTTCCGGTGTCAACATTGTGGCCGTGGGAGCTCAACAAACTGGGAAATTCAAAAATGAGATCAGGGAAATTCCCGGTTTCTGGAAAATCCATATTAGTGTTATGCATTGCAAGCTTTCTGGCTGGATCAATCTTTAGTAGTCGAATATGGACTCAACCTAATTCTGAAATGAATAATGATCTTGTGATCCCCAGCATTTTCAACCATGAGAAGCTTAGAACTATTTCACGTGAATGTGATCCCAAGCGT AAATTAGCCGAAAGCAATTCAAGAGACATCATGGGAGAAGTTAAGAAAACTCATCAAGCTATTCA ATCACTTGATAAAAGTATATCAACATTGGAGAATGAACTAGCAATAGCTCGGACAAGGCAAACAATCAGTCAAAACGCAAAGGAAAACAGAGCTTCAAATCACACCACACCGAATAAAGCATTCATCGTGGTGGGAATTAATACCGCATTCAGCAGCAGAAAAAGACGCGATTCTCTTAGAGAAACTTGGATGCCTAAAG GGGATAAGCTAAGGAAGCTAGAGAAAGAGAAGGGAATCGTGATACGGTTTGTGATAGGACACAGTGCTACACGAGGAGGAGTTCTTGATCGTGCCATTGACAGTGAGGATGCTCAGTACGAGGATTTCCTTCGACTTGAACACGTTGAGGGTTATCATGAACTGTCCACCAAGACAAGATTGTATTTCTCTAAAGCTGTCTCCATTTGGGACGCTGACTTCTACGTTAAAGTGGACGATGATGTCCATCTCAACTTAG GTATGCTTGCTAGCACATTAGCAAAATACAAATCCAAACCAAGAGTCTACATTGGGTGCATGAAGTCAGGGCCAGTTCTTTCCCAAAA AGGATTAAGGTATCATGAGCCTGAGTATTGGAAATTTGGAGAAGAAGGGAACAAGTATTTCCGGCATGCCACGGGTCAAATATATGGCATCTCTAGAGACCTTGCTTCTTACATCTCCATCAACTC GGGGATATTACATAGATATGCAAATGAAGACGTATCATTGGGATCATGGTTAATTGGATTGGAAGTGGAGCATGTGGATGAGCGTTCAATGTGCTGTGGAACACCTCCAGATTGTGAGTGGAAGGCCAAAGGAGGGAATATGTGTGTGGCATCATTTGATTGGCCATGCAGTGGGATATGCAAGTCGGTAGAGAGGATGAAAGATGTGCACCATTCATGCGGCGAAGGTGATGCAGCTCTTTGGAATGTTCCTCTCTCATGA
- the LOC104210431 gene encoding probable beta-1,3-galactosyltransferase 8 isoform X2, with translation MLFFMKNTGKAAANNRVLLAEEKKLNSSGRVWVPVSTLWPWELNKLGNSKMRSGKFPVSGKSILVLCIASFLAGSIFSSRIWTQPNSEMNNDLVIPSIFNHEKLRTISRECDPKRKLAESNSRDIMGEVKKTHQAIQSLDKSISTLENELAIARTRQTISQNAKENRASNHTTPNKAFIVVGINTAFSSRKRRDSLRETWMPKGDKLRKLEKEKGIVIRFVIGHSATRGGVLDRAIDSEDAQYEDFLRLEHVEGYHELSTKTRLYFSKAVSIWDADFYVKVDDDVHLNLGMLASTLAKYKSKPRVYIGCMKSGPVLSQKGLRYHEPEYWKFGEEGNKYFRHATGQIYGISRDLASYISINSGILHRYANEDVSLGSWLIGLEVEHVDERSMCCGTPPDCEWKAKGGNMCVASFDWPCSGICKSVERMKDVHHSCGEGDAALWNVPLS, from the exons ATGTTGTTCTTCATGAAGAATACTGGAAAAGCAGCAGCAAACAATAGGGTGCTGCTGGCGGAGGAAAAGAAGCTAAATAGCAGTGGCCGAGTTTGGGTTCCGGTGTCAACATTGTGGCCGTGGGAGCTCAACAAACTGGGAAATTCAAAAATGAGATCAGGGAAATTCCCGGTTTCTGGAAAATCCATATTAGTGTTATGCATTGCAAGCTTTCTGGCTGGATCAATCTTTAGTAGTCGAATATGGACTCAACCTAATTCTGAAATGAATAATGATCTTGTGATCCCCAGCATTTTCAACCATGAGAAGCTTAGAACTATTTCACGTGAATGTGATCCCAAGCGT AAATTAGCCGAAAGCAATTCAAGAGACATCATGGGAGAAGTTAAGAAAACTCATCAAGCTATTCA ATCACTTGATAAAAGTATATCAACATTGGAGAATGAACTAGCAATAGCTCGGACAAGGCAAACAATCAGTCAAAACGCAAAGGAAAACAGAGCTTCAAATCACACCACACCGAATAAAGCATTCATCGTGGTGGGAATTAATACCGCATTCAGCAGCAGAAAAAGACGCGATTCTCTTAGAGAAACTTGGATGCCTAAAG GGGATAAGCTAAGGAAGCTAGAGAAAGAGAAGGGAATCGTGATACGGTTTGTGATAGGACACAGTGCTACACGAGGAGGAGTTCTTGATCGTGCCATTGACAGTGAGGATGCTCAGTACGAGGATTTCCTTCGACTTGAACACGTTGAGGGTTATCATGAACTGTCCACCAAGACAAGATTGTATTTCTCTAAAGCTGTCTCCATTTGGGACGCTGACTTCTACGTTAAAGTGGACGATGATGTCCATCTCAACTTAG GTATGCTTGCTAGCACATTAGCAAAATACAAATCCAAACCAAGAGTCTACATTGGGTGCATGAAGTCAGGGCCAGTTCTTTCCCAAAA AGGATTAAGGTATCATGAGCCTGAGTATTGGAAATTTGGAGAAGAAGGGAACAAGTATTTCCGGCATGCCACGGGTCAAATATATGGCATCTCTAGAGACCTTGCTTCTTACATCTCCATCAACTC GGGGATATTACATAGATATGCAAATGAAGACGTATCATTGGGATCATGGTTAATTGGATTGGAAGTGGAGCATGTGGATGAGCGTTCAATGTGCTGTGGAACACCTCCAGATTGTGAGTGGAAGGCCAAAGGAGGGAATATGTGTGTGGCATCATTTGATTGGCCATGCAGTGGGATATGCAAGTCGGTAGAGAGGATGAAAGATGTGCACCATTCATGCGGCGAAGGTGATGCAGCTCTTTGGAATGTTCCTCTCTCATGA
- the LOC104210431 gene encoding probable beta-1,3-galactosyltransferase 8 isoform X4 has protein sequence MRSGKFPVSGKSILVLCIASFLAGSIFSSRIWTQPNSEMNNDLVIPSIFNHEKLRTISRECDPKRKLAESNSRDIMGEVKKTHQAIQSLDKSISTLENELAIARTRQTISQNAKENRASNHTTPNKAFIVVGINTAFSSRKRRDSLRETWMPKGDKLRKLEKEKGIVIRFVIGHSATRGGVLDRAIDSEDAQYEDFLRLEHVEGYHELSTKTRLYFSKAVSIWDADFYVKVDDDVHLNLGMLASTLAKYKSKPRVYIGCMKSGPVLSQKGLRYHEPEYWKFGEEGNKYFRHATGQIYGISRDLASYISINSGILHRYANEDVSLGSWLIGLEVEHVDERSMCCGTPPDCEWKAKGGNMCVASFDWPCSGICKSVERMKDVHHSCGEGDAALWNVPLS, from the exons ATGAGATCAGGGAAATTCCCGGTTTCTGGAAAATCCATATTAGTGTTATGCATTGCAAGCTTTCTGGCTGGATCAATCTTTAGTAGTCGAATATGGACTCAACCTAATTCTGAAATGAATAATGATCTTGTGATCCCCAGCATTTTCAACCATGAGAAGCTTAGAACTATTTCACGTGAATGTGATCCCAAGCGT AAATTAGCCGAAAGCAATTCAAGAGACATCATGGGAGAAGTTAAGAAAACTCATCAAGCTATTCA ATCACTTGATAAAAGTATATCAACATTGGAGAATGAACTAGCAATAGCTCGGACAAGGCAAACAATCAGTCAAAACGCAAAGGAAAACAGAGCTTCAAATCACACCACACCGAATAAAGCATTCATCGTGGTGGGAATTAATACCGCATTCAGCAGCAGAAAAAGACGCGATTCTCTTAGAGAAACTTGGATGCCTAAAG GGGATAAGCTAAGGAAGCTAGAGAAAGAGAAGGGAATCGTGATACGGTTTGTGATAGGACACAGTGCTACACGAGGAGGAGTTCTTGATCGTGCCATTGACAGTGAGGATGCTCAGTACGAGGATTTCCTTCGACTTGAACACGTTGAGGGTTATCATGAACTGTCCACCAAGACAAGATTGTATTTCTCTAAAGCTGTCTCCATTTGGGACGCTGACTTCTACGTTAAAGTGGACGATGATGTCCATCTCAACTTAG GTATGCTTGCTAGCACATTAGCAAAATACAAATCCAAACCAAGAGTCTACATTGGGTGCATGAAGTCAGGGCCAGTTCTTTCCCAAAA AGGATTAAGGTATCATGAGCCTGAGTATTGGAAATTTGGAGAAGAAGGGAACAAGTATTTCCGGCATGCCACGGGTCAAATATATGGCATCTCTAGAGACCTTGCTTCTTACATCTCCATCAACTC GGGGATATTACATAGATATGCAAATGAAGACGTATCATTGGGATCATGGTTAATTGGATTGGAAGTGGAGCATGTGGATGAGCGTTCAATGTGCTGTGGAACACCTCCAGATTGTGAGTGGAAGGCCAAAGGAGGGAATATGTGTGTGGCATCATTTGATTGGCCATGCAGTGGGATATGCAAGTCGGTAGAGAGGATGAAAGATGTGCACCATTCATGCGGCGAAGGTGATGCAGCTCTTTGGAATGTTCCTCTCTCATGA
- the LOC138887639 gene encoding uncharacterized protein produces the protein MLTIFSHDAYALIDPGSTLSCLTPFVAGKFGIVSEIVSDPFAVSTLVRESIIARRVYRGCTVSVCDRQTSADLVELEMLDFDAIMDMEWLAAFHATVHCRAKIARFHFPGEPALEWVGNAATPRGRFISYLKARKMIAKGCIYHILRVIDVDAEIPTLQSIPVLKEYAYVFLDELPGIPPEREMDFGIDLLPGTQPISIPPYRMAPSELKELKEQLKDLLDKGFIKPSTSPWGAPVLYVAFLGHIVSDGGITVDNQKIEAVKSYPRPTTLIEIPSFLGLAGYYRRWNIEMPAIIAIIMKIHSL, from the exons ATGTTGACCATTTTCTCTCACGATGCTTATGCCTTAATAGACCCAGGATCTACTTTATCGTGTCTTACCCCATTTGTCGCGGGGAAGTTTGGTATAGTTTCTGAAATAGTAAGTGATCCTTTTGCGGTATCTACACTAGTTAGAGAATCGATTATTGCTAGACGGGTTTACCGAGGTTGTACGGTATCAGTTTGCGATCGTCAGACCTCAGCCGACCTAGTTGagctagagatgttggattttgatgctatcatGGACATGGAATGGTTGGCAGCTTTCCATGCCACGGTTCATTGTCGAGCAAAGATAGCTAGATTTCATTTTCCGGGTGAGCCAGcccttgaatgggtaggtaatgcAGCGACACccagaggtaggtttatttcctatctgaaggcgaggaaaatgattgcaaaagggtgcatttatcatattttGCGAGTTATAGATGTGGATGCAgagatacctacacttcagtCTATTCCAGTATTAAAAGAGTACGCATATGTATTCCTAGatgaacttccaggtattcctccagagcgagagatggattttggcatcgatttgcttccgggaactcaaccaatatccatccctccgtatagaatggcaccttccgaattgaaggagttaaaggagcagttaaaagattTGCTGGATAAAGGTTTCATCAAGCCCagtacttcaccttggggtgcaccagtact GTATGTAGCATTCTTGGGACACATTGTATCCGATGGAGGTATAACGGTAGACAAtcagaagattgaggctgtgaaatcctATCCTAGACCTACCACTCTGATAGAGATTCctagctttctaggcttagcaggatactaccggag GTGGAACATTGAGATGCCTGCAATTATAGCTATTATCATGAAGATCCACTCTTTGTGA